TGGCATGCTCCATGCTTGTTAAGTTCGTTTAACTGATTAAATGTACCTATTGAATAAAGTAGATTGAATTTGATGAAGACGTAATGGTTTGAGGTAGAAAGTCTTAATCAAGTGTAGTCTTTCACCTTCTCGAGTGAATTTCAGTGTCACTGTTGATCCTAAACGTACTCAAAACCTCAGTTGGATCAGAAGACTTGTTTCGTTAGCATCAGATTAACATCAATGCACAAGAATATATGTGCATAGATGAGGGAGTACTGTTTAGTAAAAATCACAATTTTTCTAGGTAAGTCTGAAAGTCTAGTTCTTTTGTTTAGGGTATCTCCAACAATCGGATCTGATGTGGTTGAGAGAAGTATTGGAGTGTGTGAGGTCCATTTGTTGCAGAAGAAGGAATATGGGAAGAGAGAAGTAGATGGAGAAAAGAGTATGGCATGTGGGTCCAGTGAGAAAAATAAATAAGAGAACAGATCGGAGAGGAGCGAGAATGAGTGAGTTGAAATAAGTAACGATATATTGTTGGAAATGCAATTATAACCAGTGCATCACACCGCATCTACCAAGCCAACTTTTGGCGCCAAGATGTTCCCACTTCTTTTTGATTGCTTGTTCCATTGCAAAACTAGGATGTTTTCTTTTTCCTAATGTAacctatatgtatatatatgttcagATTATGGATATGTTGGGACCAAGCCTGTGGGATGTATGGAATAATAATTCCCACTCGTAAGTATCTAATTAGTTATTTCCCTTAATGTTCATCGCTGGTTTGCCCAGTTAATTTGAGTTTTGTCTTTCTGTTACAGAATGTCTGTTGAAATGGTTGCTTGTATTGCTATAGAAGCCATTTCTATACTGGAGAAGATGCACTCAAAAGGGTATTTATTTGTACCTTGGCAATGGAGCTTTGTTTTATTGTTTTGGCATATAAAAACATAGCTAACAACTCTTGTTTATCATAGGTATGTCCATGGTGATGTAAAACCTGAGAACTTTCTTCTTGGACCCCCAGGCACAGTGCAAGATAAGAAGCTTTTTCTTGTTGACCTTGGATTAGGTAATCTTATTTCACTGTTCTTTCGATAATGATTTTCCAGTGTCTACTGTGTCCAGTGGGGTGCTAACATTACTTTCTCTCTGCAGCTACTAAATGGAAAGACACTGGTACAGGAGAACTAGTTGAGTATGATCAGAGGCCTGATGTCTTCAGGTTTGCAGGAGAAATACTAAGACCTAAAGCCTTCCTTTTCTTATTAGTTTATTAGTTACTACACTGACattttttctacttgtttttccTACAGAGGAACCGTTCGGTATGCTAGTGTGCACGCGCACTTGGGAAGAACTGGAAGCAGGAGAGATGACCTTGAATCCCTTGCCTACACACTTGTTTTTCTTCTGCGTGGtcgccttccttggcaaggatatCAGGTGAAGTTTGTTGGGAGTAAAATTTTCATTTTGCATTTGGTTCTTTTCCTTACCCAAGACTTTTGTGGAATAATGTAGGGAGAAAATAAAGGTTTCCTTGTTTGCAAGAAAAAGATGGCAACCTCTCCAGAATCTTTGTGTTGCTTTTGTCCACAACCTTTCCGACAGTTTGTTGAGTATGTTGTGAACTTAAAGTTTGATGAAGAACCAAATTATGCAAAGTGCATCTCTCTTTTTGATGGAATTGTTGGCCCCAATCCAGACATAAGACCAATCAACACTGATGGTGCTCAGAAGGTACTGCATGTCGTGCCTTGTTACTTCTCACTAATTCATAACGTGTTATGAGTTATGACCATGCTCAGATGCTAAAACTATGTAACTGTGTAGCATTAGATTGTTCCTAGCTAACTTTCTGCGGGAAGTTCTTGGGCGTCATGGTTTAATGCTTACCGGGGAATTTGACTTCATATCATTTCAGCTGTGCAATGTGAGTTAGCATACTAATAATTTGTTGAATTTCTACCAGCTTATATACCAGGTTGGCCAGAAGAGAGGTCGCCTCATGATGGAGGAGGATGACGATGACCAACCCAAGAAGAAGATCAGGATGGGGATGCCTTCAACACAATGGGTTAGTGTTTACAATGCGAGGCGGCCTATGAAGCAGAGGTATGAATCCCATAGAGGCAAGCTAGCTTTAGATGGAAAGTAAACATTTCCATCCCAACCACACTTCTTTTGCAGGTACCACTATAATGTTGCAGATGGTAGGTTAGCACAACATATTTCAAAAGGAAATGAAGATGGCTTGTTTATAAGCTCAGTTGCCTCTTGCTCAAATTTGTGGGCTCTAATAATGGATGCTGGCACTGGCTTTACTTCTCAAGTCTATGAACTTTCTCCATATTTTCTTCACAAGGTTAGTCATGCTGACTTCTTTTGCATTGCACATCTTTCTTTCTCTTTCGTTTCTACAGCGTATCAATGGACTAATTTATTTCAATATATTTGCTTTTCTTGCTCTTAGGAATGGATAATGGAGCAGTGGGAGAAGAACTTCTATGTCACCGCGTTAGCAGGTGCAAACAATGGCAGTTCTCTGGTGGTCATGTCTAGAGGTAATTGCAATGATGTCTGCTGAAGAACGTTACTTGCACTCGACTGGACCGGCAACCAATCGGAACAGAGACGTTAGCTGTCTGGTTTCCTTAAAAAACTAACCATGCAATAAACGGAAAAACCAAGACAAACCAGGCATCTTTTTGTGAaaactgtttttttctttttgtatttGGTGAAAATTAATGAATCGGATAGTAATGAAGACATTGTCTTGGGCCTTCCTGGTTTAATTGGTCTGTTCTGCTGTGTATCTTCACAAGATACTCTAGGGTTTTTCTCGTCCCTCTGCCTCATTCTCACTATGTTTTTCTTTTCTAGTCTAATTTCTGTCTTCTCCCTCAGTTTGGCCATGCATTGCCATTCACTATACAGAGCTTCAATTTCATGTGAAATCATCTACTTTCGATTTGATAAAAGCGCCATGGTTGTCATCCAGCCTCTGTTAGGGCAGTGTTAGCTAGCAAGCTGGGCAAGTAGCAGGGGTAGCAGCTTGATTGAACATGGCATCCCAGGTGACAGCGAGTAGATACTTGCCAGGGATAACTCAGTCAATGGATCTCATGCTGTGTAGGTGGGGATTGTGGTCGTTGAGTTTCATGCTCTAGTGGGATTGTTTATGTGTATATTTATCTTGGAATTGCATTATATGTTGTCTTGGTAGTGGTACTAGTGCGTGGGAAACTAATATTTACAGGCTGGTGCTCGAACCAGCGAATTGCCAGATGGGCCGGTGAAGTGGGGGACCTTGCCGGTTCGATTACCGGTCTGACTTTAATAACTACACTTGCACTGGCAGTACCAGGACTCTGATCATGTTGCTGCCTGGTACTGTGGTTTCTCCGGAATCTTGTCTCTTCTTCCAGATAGTATAGGATTGATCTGTTCAACATTAGTGTGGATAAGCATTGTCAGATCTTCTTTACAAAATGCTTTTGAAGTTGGAGGTCCTGAATATCAGTGTTCTTGTGAATACACATGTTTAAAAGATTGGAACTGACTTTGAGCCTCCAGGAACACAATATGCACAGCAATCCTACAAAGTAAGTGACTCGTTTCCCTTCAAGTGGATAAACaagaagtggaaggaggggttttacGTCACAGCTATGGCCACTGCAGGAAGCCGATGGGCAGTGGTCGTGTCCCGTAATGCTGGCTTTGTAGATCAGGTGTGTCTGTGCTTTGCTGAATCTCAGTGTTCAATGGGGCATATGCTATAAAAATTATGAGGATACAGTTTAATGCCTGTGCTTTGTGTTTTAAACTATTTTCTGTTGTAGGTCGTGGAGCTTGACTTCTTGTATCCAAGTGAGGGAGTTCACCGGCGTTGGGATAATGGTTATCGCATCACTGCTACTGCTGCTACATGGGACCAGACAGCACTTATCTTGAGCATCCCCAGAAGAAAGCCTGCTGATGAAACGCAGGAAACCCTAAGAACATCTGCTTTCCCGAGCCAGCATGTGAAGGTGATCTAATATACCCTCCCTTTTATCTGATATCCGTGTTTTAGCTGTTCTTGACCAACTATTGATTCATATTGTTGCAGGAGAAATGGGCAAAAAATCTCTACTTGGCCTCCATTTGTTATGGAAGAACGGTATCATAAGTTCCATTTTGTTTGGCTAGCATGTAGAGTTTATTTAACGACTTTCAGGTTTGCGATTAGATGATGGAGTTTTGAAGGGCAATGGTATTCCTAATTCACTCATAATTAATAGAGTTGATAGATCATAGATGGCAAAGCTGCTGTGTTTTCTGTTTACATAGGTTATATAAGAGTGTATGTTGTGGTGATGTGTTGTTGTATTCTCTTGTCCATAGAATGTCAAAAATTGGTGTGATCTAAATGTAGCCCATCATGCATATAGTTCAAATTAGATATTTTGCCCTTGAGGTAGGCAGCAAAATTGTACAAACTTAGAGCTGTGCCTGGGTGGCCGGACTCTACTGCATCACAGTTTCTGCGATCTCCTGTGATGTCTCAGGATGTGTTCGATTGCGAGTATGATGAGCTCATTCTTGGATGGAGCTGGTCACTAGTGATTATCTTCGTAGGTGTATGCTGATGTGTGCTATTCTACTTATGTTCACTCGTTGCCTTCCTATGCTTCGGCTTCCGATGTAAATGCTACTACTCCGTTCCGATGCTTAAGGCATCAAATTTTCGCTCAGAATGACAGATAGTACAATAGTACCACTCTGACAACTGTACACACCATCTGATCAGCTACTATTTTATTTCTTTAGATTGAGCAAGGTTTTTTCTTAATGGAGCGTGCCCAGCCTAACTTATTGTTTTAGTAAAATACTCGGCAAACCCAACATTGTTTTTCAGCCTAGAGCAGCTTTAAATCTTTCAAGAGGAGGTATTAtttgcgaaatcactaattaaggagtacttgtTGCAAAGAACATTTCATATTCCCAGGTCACGACAAGTGGCGCATTGTAACCTgaaagttttccctttttcgtagattcatttattcaaaacgttttatttcttaaaccgtgcgtccaaatcttaaaccgttttcatcattggattcctcgtgtcgagatctttaaaactagatcctatgttgataggttttgacgaattttttttcacaaaacaaACCTGTGAAAAAAACCAAActgggagcacggttttttccctttccgaaaaaggcacgcccgtgcctctcgcgaaatcgcaaccgtgcctctcgtggaagcaaaaccgtgactctcatgaaaagaagaaaaaacagaaaacacgttttttccccttttcgaaagaggcacgcccgtgactctcgcgaaagcacaaccgtgcctctggcaaaagcaaaatcgtgactcttgcgaaagaaaaaaaaacagaaaacgcgtattttttccctttccgagaggcacggccgtgactctcgcaaaaagcacaaccgtgcctctcgcggaagcaaaaccgtgactctcgcgaaaggaaaaaaacagaaaacacgttttgtttttccctttccgagagacacggtcgtgactctcacgaaagcacaaccgtgcctctcgcgaaagtaaaaccgtgactcccgcaaaagaaaaaaaacagaaaacgcgttttttttcgtttccgaaaggcacggccgtgactctcgctaaagcacaaccgtgcctctcgcgaaaaaaacgtgacttttcacgaaagaaaaaaagtaaacgcgttttttcgcgcaattttttttgtcgaaacgctaaggaagactggggaaaaaccaaaacgtaaaaaaaaaaaccgtttaaaaagccgaaaacgcgtgcggaaaaataaaaaaaaacaaaatctggagggagcgtccagagcgcgacatgtggcgaatggctgagagcccgccaagtggcgctgattgttgcgaggctcccgaaggagcgctcgttagcTAGTTGCTCCCTATTATTTGAGGCCTGAAAGTAACTTTACTTTAAGTCTTATTTTTAGCCAGCCCAATGAATGAACTGTAAATTCTTAAAAAAGAGGGCCTGCATGTCTGTCATAATGCTGACATATGGGACTCACGAGGTTTAGGCCCACGCAAGGTGTTATCAATTTAGTCAACAAACATTTTTGACAGCGGTAACCGTTGGATGTCTTAAACTCTCTCGTCTTCTTTCTTTAGCCGCTCAAACAAAAAAGCATTAACGGACATCCTGCTCGTGCCTCTAGCGGCTGGCGGCAGCACCGCACATGCCTCGTTGCCCCACCCTATTCTAAATCACCGGCCAAAGCATCCCTCTATCTTCTCATAGCTACTGTTCGGTGATGGTAgccgcacccgaactagtcaacccttGTATTTCACTCTGCCACTGCAATGTCTTGTCTGGCTTTGAGTTGTTTCATTTTGAAGCCTCCTTGTTGTCCACCTCCTTGATGTGCTCGGCGTGGcattgtcaacgtggtcaacaaataaCAACCATCAGAAGAAGAGTGTATgtagagaggctgacagtagggactcATTTGATACATGGCTGCTcggaagcaagtgcctccttattacgcgcaaaaagaAAGATTTCTCTAATAGTTGGGACCCATCAggttgaagcatacgtagcattaTCTGTCCGGTCGCAAACATGTATGTATATACCGGTCTTTCTCCGATGATCAATCGTGCCAGAGTAAGGAGCAACACATGTCGTACTAGGAAATTTGGCCCTGAACGTAGCAGGTCACGAAGTCCCGTTTAAATCGGGTACACGTACATACATACAACCACACTGCAAAAAATACGGCCAAATACATAGTACATACATACGACACAAGTCTCGAACGCGTACTTGCACATACATGTAGGGCTCCTGTACATTGAGGCAACGTACGTAGCAACGGGGCACATGCAACAGATGGGTGCACATGACGGTGGGGGTACACAACAATGGGGTTCTGTTCATTGAGTGTCAACAGGATGGGATGAGATGGCCGAAACGGCGAGAGCGAACGACCTACGGTTGCGACTGGGTCTTGTTCATTCAATGCCAACTGGCTGGGGTGGGACGactgaaatggggtcctgttcaacgggagccaacgGGCTGGGGTGCGGCGTGCCATGAAACGGCCGAAATGGGGTCGTGTTCATCGACTCCTCCACTGgttggggtgtggcgtaccgcggaacggcttccacggggtcttgttcatccgtCAACCACCTACGGCCACAACGTGGTCCTCTTCATCAaaccccaaccggctggggtgtggcataccgagagatgacctccacggggtcctgttcatccagcgccaACCGCCTATGGCCGCAATGGGGTCCTGTCCATCGACCCCAACCAgttggggtgtggcgtaccacggAACGCCCACCTCGGGTGATGTAGGttggaaccctagatgcccgatctttcacgattggagcggatcctacgaagaacacgaagaacacgagggggaaacacgaggggaaacacgagaggaatcaATCAAACCAataagattcgattacacatgtgctagatcctcgaaacacaaagagatacacgatccacaatcaacaaaggatgatacaaacggtaactagttcatctccgtgaggaggccttgaatccgtgagggatcttcccgtgaggggtcttgaatccaagcgtggatcttctccgaagaggccgcggtctcttgATCGAGAAGAACCAcaaggatgagcaaagctctatctctataatgagctaaaccattgctaaccctaactagaggaaggggaatgagtatatataggctagtccacgaaggggtaagtgaggatgGGATACATGGGCCTCATGCCCGGTTAGGCACGCGCAGGTGCCGAacgtccgggctgggggccggatgtccggggcttcgggacgaGCCGGGTGTCCGGGGTCtcggccggacgtccgggctgaaGTGGAGGTTCGGTTGCTCTCTGGAtacgccggatttccgggggaagggccggatgtccgggcatgggccggatgtccggggcctggagcTGGCTTGTGGCTGGTCGGCTGTTGGGGCAGCTCAGTGCGGCTGCCTAGGCGCCGGATGTCCGACccttggcccggatgtccggccgttgtagcttcagctgctccgtcttcttccgtcatcgcttccaggcttccctcgcggatggtgtagttgttccttggcgcttgcactcctcatCAACAtacgtgaagctccgacaatacctatgcatgcacacgggagaagtgtcaagtagtataccatcctcgaaggggtcaagtgagcacgtgtaaaggagatgattcacctttgtgtatgtgaagtagatgtcgcacgtgtcactcgtcaaacggactcttgacatggtgatgtccataggatgctccgcatcatctcccccccttgggaaagatccgacctcggatcgaaaaccaaatcaccatgggaaagagatggcttcgccgtgtagaagtgtaCGTTCACCAAGTACTCAGCATCATCAAGCTCGAAATgagcactctccaatgtcgcaccatctagtgattccttcaaaaggagcaaggacaacaaacacttggaaaaacaaatgtggttagcgttagtgcaaaaccaagcatttaagaggtgattcaccaaacaagtgttgtcatcatgcatagcataagatgtgacaaaggattgtgacatcgCATGTAAACACATAGATTGAGCAAaatcaaggtcatcatggaaacaagaatgtaaatgtgaggtagagatgcaaatatgtgtgacaagaggataagcatctacctcaagttcatagcaatcatgcataaagcactcgacaaatggtcgatggtaggcataagaatcattcacaacaccaaataaaattaaGTGTCTAAAGagatgggtcaagtgcaagacaatccaagcataacgtgcatagggtgtagtgaagatagtgtggcactcaacacaatagaaagagcaattgttcatcatgtgtgaggcaatcaagtcaatcatgtgagaagcaatgggacatggcatatgtgaagaaatgatattggtgcaaccaaacatatgataggagcaagtaatccataagtcggatgcaacacacaaggcatttatatcatgatgcatggaatggtgaaaatgacaagtcgaagcaagatctctaacatgtgtgcaatcaagtggtccaagatgaacaataagtctcatggggaaagcaacacaagtagtatgatccgtaatatccatgctcatggtttgggggttctcaaaagagaaggatatcaccttgaaagcatgtccttgtgcgttcTTCACAATACCGAAGCGAAAGCAAATGCGGTGTAGAAGCAAGTggtggtagaatgtatgaggctcgctctcaagagctcgaatggtcaactcacgtgaagtggaagtcgacacatgcacacaacaaaacaaagaacgtacgcgcatggtagataaacacatcatccatcatgatggttctcatcttttgcacataaccattagaaacaCAAGTGCGTGAATAATATGGTGCAACAATGGCGATATTCATGGCACTcagtatatggtgcaaagaagtaagacaagcatgcttcacaagaaatatgtcaaaatcttcaaatatatgtgagaatgctatgggggcaatctcatgagcaagactaTAATCATTGTTGCTATCAATAGATGGCAAATCTAGCACGAGAgatgcaacatatggagatatatgacaagaagcaatttGAATcgtgtgcaaagcatgtagatggttgtcatctaCCGCATGAAATGAgaaag
This DNA window, taken from Triticum aestivum cultivar Chinese Spring chromosome 1D, IWGSC CS RefSeq v2.1, whole genome shotgun sequence, encodes the following:
- the LOC123180803 gene encoding casein kinase 1-like protein HD16 isoform X2, which encodes MPPRATTGAPRRSLRRKLGKGGFGQVYVGRRISTPSLIDRTPGANALEVAIKFEHRTSKGCNYGAPYEWQVYNTLSGIHGVPRVHYKGKQSEYYIMIMDMLGPSLWDVWNNNSHSMSVEMVACIAIEAISILEKMHSKGYVHGDVKPENFLLGPPGTVQDKKLFLVDLGLATKWKDTGTGELVEYDQRPDVFRGTVRYASVHAHLGRTGSRRDDLESLAYTLVFLLRGRLPWQGYQGENKGFLVCKKKMATSPESLCCFCPQPFRQFVEYVVNLKFDEEPNYAKCISLFDGIVGPNPDIRPINTDGAQKLIYQVGQKRGRLMMEEDDDDQPKKKIRMGMPSTQWVSVYNARRPMKQRYHYNVADGRLAQHISKGNEDGLFISSVASCSNLWALIMDAGTGFTSQVYELSPYFLHKEWIMEQWEKNFYVTALAGANNGSSLVVMSRGTQYAQQSYKVSDSFPFKWINKKWKEGFYVTAMATAGSRWAVVVSRNAGFVDQVVELDFLYPSEGVHRRWDNGYRITATAATWDQTALILSIPRRKPADETQETLRTSAFPSQHVKEKWAKNLYLASICYGRTVS
- the LOC123180803 gene encoding casein kinase 1-like protein HD16 isoform X1, coding for MDDGDSVARSADKDDAPPGDDGSSTPLPETIQIGNSPTYKLDRKLGKGGFGQVYVGRRISTPSLIDRTPGANALEVAIKFEHRTSKGCNYGAPYEWQVYNTLSGIHGVPRVHYKGKQSEYYIMIMDMLGPSLWDVWNNNSHSMSVEMVACIAIEAISILEKMHSKGYVHGDVKPENFLLGPPGTVQDKKLFLVDLGLATKWKDTGTGELVEYDQRPDVFRGTVRYASVHAHLGRTGSRRDDLESLAYTLVFLLRGRLPWQGYQGENKGFLVCKKKMATSPESLCCFCPQPFRQFVEYVVNLKFDEEPNYAKCISLFDGIVGPNPDIRPINTDGAQKLIYQVGQKRGRLMMEEDDDDQPKKKIRMGMPSTQWVSVYNARRPMKQRYHYNVADGRLAQHISKGNEDGLFISSVASCSNLWALIMDAGTGFTSQVYELSPYFLHKEWIMEQWEKNFYVTALAGANNGSSLVVMSRGTQYAQQSYKVSDSFPFKWINKKWKEGFYVTAMATAGSRWAVVVSRNAGFVDQVVELDFLYPSEGVHRRWDNGYRITATAATWDQTALILSIPRRKPADETQETLRTSAFPSQHVKEKWAKNLYLASICYGRTVS
- the LOC123180803 gene encoding casein kinase 1-like protein HD16 isoform X3, with the translated sequence MGSSSGRTGSEQQANCSGECSEVQSWAAESWSRVGGGGGAEQRASGRAEMEVAARIRWGDADLGRFAGNSPNSQEFLQVEQIQIGNSPTYKLDRKLGKGGFGQVYVGRRISTPSLIDRTPGANALEVAIKFEHRTSKGCNYGAPYEWQVYNTLSGIHGVPRVHYKGKQSEYYIMIMDMLGPSLWDVWNNNSHSMSVEMVACIAIEAISILEKMHSKGYVHGDVKPENFLLGPPGTVQDKKLFLVDLGLATKWKDTGTGELVEYDQRPDVFRGTVRYASVHAHLGRTGSRRDDLESLAYTLVFLLRGRLPWQGYQGENKGFLVCKKKMATSPESLCCFCPQPFRQFVEYVVNLKFDEEPNYAKCISLFDGIVGPNPDIRPINTDGAQKLIYQVGQKRGRLMMEEDDDDQPKKKIRMGMPSTQWVSVYNARRPMKQRYHYNVADGRLAQHISKGNEDGLFISSVASCSNLWALIMDAGTGFTSQVYELSPYFLHKEWIMEQWEKNFYVTALAGANNGSSLVVMSRGTQYAQQSYKVSDSFPFKWINKKWKEGFYVTAMATAGSRWAVVVSRNAGFVDQVVELDFLYPSEGVHRRWDNGYRITATAATWDQTALILSIPRRKPADETQETLRTSAFPSQHVKEKWAKNLYLASICYGRTDVFDCEYDELILGWSWSLVIIFVGVC